One Camelina sativa cultivar DH55 chromosome 3, Cs, whole genome shotgun sequence genomic window carries:
- the LOC104772466 gene encoding uncharacterized protein LOC104772466 (The sequence of the model RefSeq protein was modified relative to this genomic sequence to represent the inferred CDS: added 18 bases not found in genome assembly) has translation MYVTRLLSEYQKNPSELKLLPPEGPNSGIMVIQDEESQATCCFGSCYEGRLKGLPFPQNVKLAATYSSGGGGAGGGSQTHRTPVVFIPVLDQPLSSNRYYVIQRRGKHTGKASASAKEEERVSSCCCFTYVPEAKPQQADPYDIYQQFEIHQSRPSSLFYSATSVASDGVPPDYLKRKGWSVSYSTSEDSRDFSLRDDAKGINTKLRLDSELTSLGKSVVVGKWYVPFIFVMEGDVKDQMKKSTFYSLTLKQRWEEVFFCENIGNEHSEVVVDVDVETEVVKLEGQETHLREEKGDGVVWFSVLRDDKHDKKLGLGSVVVERMKWEEEKFGWLNRGEERSKIKRSERFEGGSSHWKSYQCNVLIESFELKRMDGSLVLAYEFKHIDKLKSKWD, from the exons ATGTATGTTACAAGGCTTTTATCTGAATACCAGAAGAACCCATCGGAGCTGAAACTGCTTCCACCAGAAGGTCCAAACTCCGGCATAATGGTGATTCAAGACGAAGAATCACAGGCCACTTGCTGCTTTGGTTCTTGCTACGAAGGTAGACTTAAAGGCTTGCCGTTTCCACAAAACGTGAAGCTCGCAGCAACATATAgcagtggaggaggaggagcaggaGGAGGAAGCCAGACACATCGTACCCCTGTTGTGTTCATCCCTGTTCTTGATCAACCATTGTCTTCGAACCGTTATTATGTTATACAAAGACGTGGAAAGCATACTGG GAAAGCATCTGCAAgtgcaaaagaagaagagagagtttcaAGCTGCTGTTGCTTTACCTATGTTCCTGAAGCTAAGCCACAACAAGCAGATCCGTATGACATATACCAACAATTCGAGATTCATCAAAGCCGGCCATCATCTCTCTTTTACTCTGCCACTTCTGTTGCTTCCGATGGTGTGCCACCAGATTACCTTAAGAGAAAAGGTTGGTCGGTCAGTTACTCGACTTCAGAAGACTCACGAGACTTTAGTCTAAGAGATGATGCGAAAGGGATTAACACAAAGCTTCGCTTAGACTCAGAGCTTACTAGTTTAGGTAAGAGTGTTGTGGTAGGGAAATGGTATGTTCCTTTCATATTTGTGATGGAAGGAGATGTAAAAGATCAAATGAAGAAATCAACGTTTTACAGCTTGACGCTTAAGCAAAGGTGGGAAGAAGTTTTCTTCTGCGAAAACATTGGCAATG TTGATGTTGATGTAGAGACAGAAGTTGTGAAGCTTGAGGGACAAGAAACACATTTGAGAGAGGAAAAAGGTGATGGAGTTGTTTGGTTTAGTGTCTTAAGGGATGATAAACATGACAAGAAGTTGGGTCTAGGGTCTGTGGTCGTGGAGAGGATGAAATGGGAAGAGGAAAAGTTCGGATGGTTAAACAGAGGCGAGGAAAGGTCTAAAATTAAGAGATCAGAGAGATTTGAAGGCGGTTCATCGCACTGGAAGAGTTATCAATGTAATGTATTGATAGAGAGCTTTGAATTGAAGAGAATGGATGGGAGTTTGGTGTTGGCATATGAGTTTAAGCATATTGATAAGTTAAAGAGCAAGTGGGATTGA
- the LOC109130240 gene encoding uncharacterized protein LOC109130240, whose amino-acid sequence MYLLTSSLHKVKSKGKDFYAFLCYCIKTLDTVTASQEIFLQRD is encoded by the exons ATGTATTTGTTGACCTC GTCTTTGCATAAAGTCAAATCAAAAGGCAAAGACTTCTATGCCTTTTTATGCTATTGTATAAAGACACTTGATACCGTAACAGCCTCCCAAGAAATTTTCCTACAACGTGATTAG
- the LOC104772451 gene encoding uncharacterized protein LOC104772451, which yields MYVTKRLSEYQRNPSELTLLPTEGPNSGVLVIQDEESQPTCCFGKCFDCDLNGLPFPQNTKVTVKYQIGTGDDRIVLLDRVALIPVLHQPPSSNHYYVIRRSGKHTGEACVSAKEGDRASCCICFTYVSNATPRPLDPFDIYQQFEIHQKGSSTQKFFATSVASDGIPPRFLRRKGWAVSFSSSQDYGLIDDAKGVDVKLRYELPDIYKGVVVGKWYVPFLFVKEGDAKDQMKKFMYYSVTLHQRFEEVFFCQNVDNKHCEVVVDVEVETEVVKLEGEKIASETKGVDSDGVVWFNVSVTEKIGLGSVVLERMKWEEERFGWSKKGDQMKSSIKRSEKFEGGGPHWKSFRCYVLVETFELKRTDGSLVLTYEFRHVDKLKSKWD from the exons aTGTATGTGACAAAGCGTTTGTCTGAATACCAAAGAAACCCGTCAGAGCTAACATTGCTTCCAACGGAAGGTCCAAACTCCGGCGTATTGGTGATTCAAGACGAAGAGTCACAGCCTACATGCTGTTTTGGCAAATGCTTTGACTGTGATCTCAATGGTTTGCCGTTTCCTCAGAACACAAAAGTCACCGTCAAATACCAAATTGGAA CCGGAGATGACAGAATTGTCTTGCTTGACCGAGTCGCGCTCATCCCTGTTCTTCATCAGCCACCTTCCTCCAATCATTACTACGTAATAAGGCGAAGCGGGAAACACACAGG TGAAGCATGTGTTAGTGCAAAAGAAGGGGACAGAGCTTCTTGTTGCATTTGCTTTACTTATGTCTCTAATGCTACGCCAAGGCCTCTTGATCCTTTTGATATATACCAACAATTTGAGATACATCAAAAAGGATCATCAACACAGAAGTTCTTCGCTACATCTGTTGCTTCAGATGGGATACCACCTCGGTTCCTAAGGAGAAAAGGTTGGGCGGTTTCTTTCTCGTCTTCCCAAGACTATGGTTTGATTGATGATGCAAAGGGTGTAGATGTAAAGCTTCGTTATGAGCTTCCTGATATCTATAAGGGCGTTGTAGTTGGGAAATGGTATGTTCCGTTCTTGTTTGTAAAGGAAGGAGATGCAAAAGATCAGATGAAGAAATTCATGTATTACAGCGTGACCCTTCACCAACGATTTGAAGAGGTTTTCTTCTGCCAAAACGTCGACAATAAACATTGTGAGGTTGTAGTGGATGTGGAGGTGGAAACGGAAGTGGTTAAGCTTGAAGGAGAGAAGATTGCAAGTGAGACAAAAGGTGTGGATTCAGATGGAGTTGTCTGGTTTAATGTCTCAGTGACTGAGAAGATAGGTCTTGGCTCTGTGGTCTTGGAGAGAATGAAATGGGAAGAGGAGAGGTTCGGGTGGTCGAAGAAAGGCGATCAGATGAAGTCTAGCATTAAGAGATCTGAGAAATTTGAAGGCGGTGGACCGCATTGGAAGAGTTTTAGATGCTATGTATTGGTAGAGACCTTTGAATTGAAGAGAACTGATGGGAGTTTGGTATTGACGTATGAGTTTAGACATGTTGATAAGTTGAAGAGCAAGTGGGATTGA